The following coding sequences lie in one Eremothecium sinecaudum strain ATCC 58844 chromosome IV, complete sequence genomic window:
- the URA6 gene encoding bifunctional uridylate/adenylate kinase (Syntenic homolog of Ashbya gossypii ACR170C; Syntenic homolog of Saccharomyces cerevisiae YKL024C (URA6)), with translation MIIPRGSRAISQFPLFARSAYKASRLLAKAPYSSLHLRSTRLYSSLGPDNQKPKSRFKILLLLGGLALGSTIYSIANRKDSPKEMIEISDPSRSAPPAVKASSSTSDVSIVFVLGGPGSGKGTQCARIVKNLGFVHIGAGDLLREEQNRPGSKYGDLIRHHIKEGLIVPQEITVELLKQAIQKASEQGKKNFLVDGFPRKMDQAITFEKEIAPSKMVIFFECPEAVMLERLLRRGQTSGRTDDNAESIKKRFRTFLDTSMPVVRYFDDQGKVIRVRCDQDVEDVYKEVELALKEKVL, from the coding sequence ATGATAATTCCGAGGGGTTCTAGGGCCATAAGTCAATTTCCTCTGTTTGCTAGAAGTGCATATAAAGCTTCACGCTTACTTGCCAAGGCACCTTATTCCAGTTTGCACTTGAGAAGTACAAGACTGTACTCATCGCTCGGGCCCGACAATCAGAAACCTAAATCAAGGTTCAAAATACTATTACTACTCGGCGGATTAGCCCTCGGTTCAACAATATACTCCATTGCAAACCGTAAGGACAGTCCAAAGGAAATGATTGAAATATCTGACCCATCGCGTTCAGCCCCACCAGCTGTCAAGGCATCTTCTAGCACCAGCGATGTTTCTATCGTTTTTGTTCTTGGTGGGCCAGGGTCTGGAAAGGGTACACAATGTGCACGGATCGTGAAGAACCTGGGCTTCGTTCATATTGGTGCAGGTGATCTTTTGCGCGAGGAACAGAACAGACCAGGTTCTAAGTACGGTGACCTTATTAGACATCACATCAAGGAAGGGCTTATTGTTCCTCAGGAGATTACTGTTGAGCTATTGAAACAGGCAATTCAAAAGGCATCTGAGCAGGGCAAGAAGAATTTCCTTGTCGATGGATTCCCTAGAAAGATGGACCAGGCCATCACTTTTGAGAAAGAAATTGCTCCAAGTAAAATGGTAATCTTCTTCGAGTGCCCAGAGGCCGTTATGTTAGAGCGGTTGCTCCGCAGAGGCCAAACAAGCGGTAGAACGGACGATAATGCAGAGTCCATCAAGAAGAGGTTTAGAACGTTCCTCGACACCAGTATGCCAGTAGTCCGCTACTTTGATGACCAGGGCAAGGTTATTAGGGTTAGATGTGACCAGGATGTCGAAGACGTGTACAAAGAGGTTGAGCTGGCGCTTAAAGAAAAAGTTTTATAG
- the NRE1 gene encoding sepiapterin reductase family protein (Syntenic homolog of Ashbya gossypii ACR171C; Syntenic homolog of Saccharomyces cerevisiae YIR035C and YIR036C (IRC24); 1-intron; Tandem gene duplication in Saccharomyces cerevisiae) — protein sequence MVKVILVTGVSRGIGLAIVHNLCSRAGVIVVGAARTEPPLLELKKAYGDKFDYVVGDISNGAVPEELVKTAVSKHGAIDGIIMNAGILEPVQDVNHLDAEGWRRLFDINFFSNVALVGHAMPYLKKAAANLVFVSSGASVKNYHGWGAYGASKAALNHFASSVAVEEPAVRTISVAPGVVDTEMQHDIRTKFASEVPPAVLKRFTDLKKNNELLDPVVPAGIYANLVIEGIPEALNGKYLRYNDDQLKEFWA from the exons ATGGTGAAGGTTATACTGGTTACAGGCGTATCCCGTGGTATTGGGCTTGCAATCGTGCATAACTTGTGTTCTAGAGCAGGTGTGATTGTTGTTGGCGCTGCGCGGACGGAACCCCCCTTACTGGAATTGAAGAAAGCCTATGGCGATAAATTTGACTATGTAGTGGGTGATATATCTAATGGGGCAGTACCAGAAGAATTGGTGAAAACTGCTGTTTCGAAGCATGGTGCCATCGATGGAATTATCATGAATGCGGGTATTCTAGAACCTGTACAAGATGTGAATCACTTGGATGCGGAGGGTTGGAGAAGACTATTTGATATTAATTTCTTCAGCAACGTTGCATTAGTGGGTCATGCAATGCCATATTTGAAGAAGGCAGCAGCTAACCTTGTTTTTGTGAGTTCCGGTGCCAGCGTTAAGAATTAC CATGGATGGGGAGCCTACGGAGCGTCCAAGGCAGCTTTAAACCACTTTGCAAGCTCGGTAGCTGTTGAGGAGCCAGCCGTAAGGACTATATCTGTTGCTCCCGGGGTTGTAGACACCGAGATGCAACATGACATAAGAACCAAGTTTGCTTCTGAAGTTCCACCAGCAGTATTGAAGAGGTTTACAGATCTTAAGAAAAACAATGAGTTGCTAGATCCTGTGGTACCTGCCGGAATATATGCAAATTTAGTCATTGAGGGCATTCCCGAGGCCCTTAACGGTAAATATTTGCGGTATAATGATGATCAGCTTAAAGAATTTTGGGCTTGA
- the PAN3 gene encoding PAN-complex poly(A)-binding subunit PAN3 (Syntenic homolog of Ashbya gossypii ACR172W; Syntenic homolog of Saccharomyces cerevisiae YKL025C (PAN3)): MNKSKTDWAKDTPCKNITIYGYCKYEKDGCIFNHGKTGGATFANATTTGGPTANIPPAVTNAPALNHTKSTFNVEKATSFTPSVAIPDFSTIQSFTPERIISPPSTDANNSSYPANFNPYGSDSFNPSATVSGSASASYQNPASGSNTAPAPPPPPPPPPSRPGPIAASGYMPTIAGTTFPTVYPPSHSILQYHLYAPDPPPHLQLPLKPNERTPETLFIPNSLREQLVKRNLSSLQVFPSGGTLPEVVGDYFGLVPLEFHNRQPNKSRYLGHQNSLYKVFSNLDGKVYIIRRIHDVKIVDVAQISVPFRKWQKVSCTNIVQIKDAFTSRAFGDSSLCVVYDYYAQSNTLYETHVASYTVTPVTQEYLWSYLVQLTNAIKEIHSHGLFINRMCLDKIIVTGDPGRIKLSDCGIFDILSYDKNCDITKKHQQDFKDLGSILFDLARKMTSTKEESIDNLDIDPSFKKALSYLLSDDKKDIFEFTALFSHKILDVINSYQKYSEYVEQNLMRELENGRLFRLMCKLNFIFGRLESSLHSSWSEAGDKFPIILFYDYVFHQVDENGRPVMDLSHVLRCLNKLDGGVSEKIILVTPDELNCIIISYKELKDLIDSTFRSMTQ; the protein is encoded by the coding sequence ATGAATAAATCGAAAACTGATTGGGCGAAGGACACGCCTTGTAAAAACATCACGATATATGGCTACTGTAAATACGAAAAGGATGGATGCATATTTAATCACGGCAAAACAGGAGGTGCAACGTTTGCAAATGCCACTACAACTGGTGGGCCAACTGCAAATATTCCACCAGCGGTCACTAATGCTCCTGCTCTCAACCATACGAAGTCTACATTCAATGTCGAAAAGGCCACCAGTTTTACACCCTCGGTAGCAATTCCTGATTTTAGTACCATTCAGAGTTTTACGCCAGAAAGAATTATTTCTCCTCCTAGTACTGATGCTAATAATTCATCATATCCAGCAAACTTCAATCCTTACGGATCCGATAGTTTTAATCCTTCCGCTACAGTATCAGGATCTGCTTCCGCTTCATACCAAAATCCAGCTTCCGGGAGCAATACAGCCCCAGCTCCTCCGCCGCCACCACCACCGCCCCCTTCTAGACCGGGTCCAATTGCGGCTTCTGGATATATGCCAACGATTGCCGGAACAACATTCCCTACAGTCTATCCCCCATCCCACTCTATTCTTCAATACCACTTATATGCTCCAGATCCACCACCGCATCTGCAATTACCACTTAAACCGAATGAACGTACGCCGGAGACCCTCTTTATACCTAATAGCTTGCGAGAACAACTTGTGAAGCGGAATTTATCATCCTTACAGGTGTTTCCTTCTGGTGGTACACTTCCAGAGGTGGTCGGAGACTACTTTGGTCTCGTTCCATTAGAGTTTCATAACAGGCAACCTAATAAAAGTCGATATCTTGGCCACCAGAACTCTCTTTACAAAGTCTTCTCGAATCTTGATGGTAAGGTATACATTATACGTCGAATTCATGATGTTAAGATTGTTGATGTAGCTCAGATATCCGTTCCATTTAGAAAATGGCAAAAGGTTTCCTGCACCAACATAGTTCAGATAAAGGACGCTTTTACCAGTAGAGCGTTTGGAGATTCCTCGTTGTGTGTTGTGTATGATTACTACGCGCAGTCAAATACACTATACGAAACACATGTAGCAAGCTATACTGTTACACCGGTAACGCAGGAGTATTTGTGGAGCTATTTGGTCCAGTTAACAAATGCTATCAAAGAAATACACAGCCATGGGTTATTTATTAATCGGATGTGTTTAGATAAAATAATTGTAACTGGTGATCCTGGTAGAATTAAACTAAGTGATTGTGGAATATTCGATATTCTATCATATGATAAAAACTGTGATATTACTAAGAAACATCAGCAGGATTTTAAGGATTTAGGATCAATTCTATTTGACCTAGCACGCAAAATGACATCTACAAAAGAGGAATCAATAGATAATTTAGACATTGATCCGTCATTCAAAAAGGCTCTATCTTATCTACTTTCGGATGATAAGAAGGATATTTTCGAATTTACTGCACTTTTTAGCCATAAAATACTAGATGTTATCAACTCTTACCAGAAATATTCTGAGTATGTTGAACAAAATCTAATGCGTGAATTAGAAAATGGTCGTTTATTTCGTCTAATGTGCAAATTGAATTTCATATTCGGTAGATTGGAATCCAGTTTACATAGCAGTTGGTCAGAAGCTGGAGATAAATTCCCAATTATATTATTCTACGACTACGTTTTTCATCAGGTCGATGAGAATGGTCGACCGGTAATGGATCTTTCCCATGTTTTGAGGTGTTTAAATAAATTAGATGGTGGTGTCTCAGAGAAAATAATATTGGTTACACCAGATGAGTTGAACTGCATTATTATTAGCTATAAGGAGCTAAAGGATTTAATTGATTCAACTTTTCGATCAATGACGCAGTAG